DNA from Campylobacter concisus:
GGAATGTATTTTGATGTTTATATTAGGGATATCTGTTATAAACTCCATGAATTCTCTAGGTAAACTTGAACAATTTTTTGGTATAAGAAATTTTTACGGTGAGTTGGAAGATATATACGGTTTATTTAAAAATAAAGGATGTCTCAGTAATATAGACGCACTAATATTTTCTAAAGATGTAGATTACCATCAATTAAGTTTAAATATATTTTCTTATGTAAGAAGATCGATTATAGATGTTAATGAATTTAAGAAGATAGTTGGAAGGCTAATAGAGAGGGAGCAATTTGAAGAAGTAAAAAATAGCATTATAAATGAATACTTTAATGGTATATATGATTTGCAATATAAAAATTCTGACTTTACAAATAACCTTTTTGGTTATCTAGAAAAAAATAAGAAAAGAATATTAGATATAGTAGAATTTGATTCTTTTTTATTGTATATAGAGAAACTAGGAGAATTTGACAAAAAGCATAAAGAAAAATATCGTAAATTTGCTATCGAAGTATTATTAAAACATTTAAAATCTATATTTGATAATAAACAATATGAATATTTTGATACAGAGATTATCAATAAAATGAATGGCTTTGATGACCAAATTAAAGATTTATACAATGAGCTTATGTATGAAAAAGAGTTTTTTAAAATATATACTGCAGAAGGCATAATAGAAAATATTCTCATGAGTAAGAGCCCAATACCAGAAGTATTGTCATCTAAAATAAAGAGTGAAGACTTAGAAAAATATTGCTATGCGAATAAAGATTTTGTATATAGTGCAGTGAAATTTTTACACCCTGATAGGCATCCAGAAGCCAAAAAGCTTAAAAATAAAATTCTAGGTGTATTTGAGAACATATCTAAAAATGGCAATGAAAGCCAAAGGCGTAAAATGGGGTTAATTTTGGAGTATTTAAATAATAAGGATTGCTAAAAATAGTTTTGTTTAAAAACTAAACTCATGATTATTATAGGATGAAATTTAGCCACCAAAGATGGCTAAATTTGAAGTTATCTTAGAATTTGAATTTTTGCTTTTGCGCGGAGTTTTTCGAAGTAATCACTCATTAATTTTTCTTGCTCACCTTGGTAAAGCTCGTTTATAACGTTATCTTTTACATCAGCAAAGCTTGGTGTGTATGAGCCGATCTTCTCTTTTACCAAAAACATATCAAAGCTATCAGGTCCTTGCAAAGGCTGTGTATAGTCGCCGTTATTCGTGCTTGAGATGATCGCAGCAAGTCTTGGATCTATGCTTTGATAGTCCAAACTGACCTCTTGTGTTTGCACACCGTCTAGTAGCTTTGGACTTGTCTTTTGAGCTTCAAGCAGATCAGGGTCTTTTGCTCTATAAACTACGACTCTAGCGGTGCTAAAGACCTTAAATTTGTCTGGATTAGCGTCAAAATACGCCTTTGCTTTTTGCTCGTTTATGTTTTTGCCAGCCTCAGCAGCTATGCTTTTATAGAGCTTTTCTTGAAGCATCTTGTGCTCTAGGTTGTTTTTAAAGTCCAAAAAGTCCATGCCTTGAGCTTGGATAGAGCTTCTAAACTGCGAATTTGTCATGCCATTTTGCTTTGCGATCGCCTCGATCCTGTCGTTTAGCTCAAAAGGTGTCACGCTTAAATTTAAGTTTTTTATCTGCGCATCTTCAAGCCTATCTCTGATAAGCAAATTTAAAGCGTCCTGCTCTGTTGTCTTTAGCTGTTCTTTCAAGCTATAAACCTCGTAAAGCGTGATAGGCTCGTTCTCCACGATAGCTGCGATGCCGTTTATCATCTGAGCTGAATATAAATTTAAGGCACTTAACACGCCAGCAGCCAAAAAGAGCAATTTTTTCATAATGAAACCTTTATTTAAGTATTTAGTAAATATAATTTTGGGCAATTATAACATAAAAATAAGGCACAAAATGATAGTTACTAGATTTGCTCCGTCGCCTACTGGATACCTACACATAGGCGGACTTAGGACAGCTCTTTATAATTATTTATACGCAAGAGCTAACAATGGAAAATTTTTGCTCCGCATCGAAGATACTGACTTAAAACGAAACTCAGAAGAAGCCACACAAGCCATAAAAGAGGCATTTGCCTGGTGCAAGCTAGATCACGACGGCGAAGTGACATATCAGTCAAAGAGGTTTGATCTTTACAAAGAGTATGTTAAAAAGCTGCTTGATGAGGGCAAAGCCTACAAATGCTACATGAGCAAAGAGGAGCTTGAGGAGCTTAGAGCCAGCCAAGAGGCTAGAAAAGAGCGCCCAAAATATGATAATAGATATAGAGACTTTACTGGCACACCTCCAGCTGGCATCGAGCCAGTTATCCGTATAAAAGCCCCACTTAGCGGCGAGATCGTCATACATGATGGTATAAAAGGCGAGGTTAAATTTAAGGTTGAAGATATCTTAGACGATTTCATCATCGCAAGAAGCGACGGCACGCCAACATATAACTTCACAGTCGTGATAGATGACGCGCTAATGGGCGTAACAGACGTTATTCGCGGCGATGATCACCTCTCAAATACCCCAAAACAGATCGTTCTTTACGAGGCGCTTGGCTTTAAAACGCCTAAATTTTACCACGTCGCTATGATAAACGGCGAGGACGGCAAAAAGCTTAGCAAAAGGCACGGCGCGACTGACGTTATGGAGTATAAAAAGATGGGCTACTTGCCTGAAGCGCTCTTAAATTTTCTCGTTCGTCTTGGCTGGAGTCACGGCGATGATGAGATTTTTACTATTGAGGATATGCTCAAATACTTTAATCCAAACGATATCAACAAAAGCTCAAGCACCTACAACGCCCAAAAGCTTGACTGGCTAAATTCTCATTACATCAAGACCTTGCCTTACGAGAGACTAGCGCACGATATGCTCGAGTTTGGCGTGGATTTTAAGGCTTTGGTAAAGGGCGAGCTACTGCTAAATTCACTCCGTGAGAGATCAAAGACACTAATTGAAATGGCAAACAGCGCAAATGCGATCATCAACGCTCCAAAAAGCTATGACGAGAAAGCTTGGGCTAAATTTATAAATGAAGATAGCAAAGAAATTTTGGCGAAATTTGCTCAAATTTTAGACCGCGACCTTGACGCAAAGGGATACGAGGAGCTAACTAATAAATTTTTAGAACAAAACGGCTTAAAACTAAAAGACCTGGCTCAAGCCTTGAGGATAGCGCTAACTGGCTCAAGCGTGAGCCCAAGTATCTTTGAAGTGCTTGAAGTAGTAGGCAGTAACGAGATCA
Protein-coding regions in this window:
- the gltX gene encoding glutamate--tRNA ligase yields the protein MIVTRFAPSPTGYLHIGGLRTALYNYLYARANNGKFLLRIEDTDLKRNSEEATQAIKEAFAWCKLDHDGEVTYQSKRFDLYKEYVKKLLDEGKAYKCYMSKEELEELRASQEARKERPKYDNRYRDFTGTPPAGIEPVIRIKAPLSGEIVIHDGIKGEVKFKVEDILDDFIIARSDGTPTYNFTVVIDDALMGVTDVIRGDDHLSNTPKQIVLYEALGFKTPKFYHVAMINGEDGKKLSKRHGATDVMEYKKMGYLPEALLNFLVRLGWSHGDDEIFTIEDMLKYFNPNDINKSSSTYNAQKLDWLNSHYIKTLPYERLAHDMLEFGVDFKALVKGELLLNSLRERSKTLIEMANSANAIINAPKSYDEKAWAKFINEDSKEILAKFAQILDRDLDAKGYEELTNKFLEQNGLKLKDLAQALRIALTGSSVSPSIFEVLEVVGSNEIKNRIQNLLKEEK
- a CDS encoding P-loop NTPase fold protein, giving the protein MNSSKVDIEKRLEEILKRKVGTCIVLDGEWGVGKTTFWKNFSNEKFKENSVYVSLFGKESIQEIKQEIGIQIYQRNKYIKEIEKSKADQIFNLAMPNLGSALIGCISFFKKEDFKDTVICFDDFERISDKLNLKDIFGLISEYKEQQNCHIVMILNRSKMTTFAKNNQNECGEDLEDQESESNIQEDKNKIELEKILSEYKDKIMDYEFYYNPTPEESFSIVSSELKEVYRDVASQYFAKHDINNIRVMRRAINALNDYYKYLEDVEENHKKTRECILMFILGISVINSMNSLGKLEQFFGIRNFYGELEDIYGLFKNKGCLSNIDALIFSKDVDYHQLSLNIFSYVRRSIIDVNEFKKIVGRLIEREQFEEVKNSIINEYFNGIYDLQYKNSDFTNNLFGYLEKNKKRILDIVEFDSFLLYIEKLGEFDKKHKEKYRKFAIEVLLKHLKSIFDNKQYEYFDTEIINKMNGFDDQIKDLYNELMYEKEFFKIYTAEGIIENILMSKSPIPEVLSSKIKSEDLEKYCYANKDFVYSAVKFLHPDRHPEAKKLKNKILGVFENISKNGNESQRRKMGLILEYLNNKDC
- a CDS encoding peptidylprolyl isomerase, producing the protein MKKLLFLAAGVLSALNLYSAQMINGIAAIVENEPITLYEVYSLKEQLKTTEQDALNLLIRDRLEDAQIKNLNLSVTPFELNDRIEAIAKQNGMTNSQFRSSIQAQGMDFLDFKNNLEHKMLQEKLYKSIAAEAGKNINEQKAKAYFDANPDKFKVFSTARVVVYRAKDPDLLEAQKTSPKLLDGVQTQEVSLDYQSIDPRLAAIISSTNNGDYTQPLQGPDSFDMFLVKEKIGSYTPSFADVKDNVINELYQGEQEKLMSDYFEKLRAKAKIQILR